A stretch of the Duncaniella dubosii genome encodes the following:
- the trpS gene encoding tryptophan--tRNA ligase, with protein sequence MNNKEVVLSGIRATGNLHLGNYYGALSKFVKMQNDYDCLFFIADLHALTTNPEPDALHANVKNILAEYLAAGIDPEKATIFVQSDVPEISEMYLLLNMHVGIGELMRTASFKDKARKQLGIKTGNDDEDIEKQIIGTDSNKRVNAGLLTYPTLMAVDILIQKAHRVPVGKDQEQHLELTRRFARRFNSFYGVDLFPEPQNFNFGDHAVKVPGLDGSGKMGKSEGNCIYLIDEEKALRKKVMRAVTDEGPKEPNQPISEPVQNLLTLMELTSAPEIVQSYRDAYADCSIRYGDMKKQLAEDILKVTTPIRERYHDIRNDDAYISRIVREGAERARERASKTLSEVREVMGIRRFW encoded by the coding sequence ATGAACAATAAAGAAGTGGTTCTCTCCGGCATACGTGCCACAGGCAACCTTCACCTCGGCAACTACTACGGAGCGCTCAGCAAGTTCGTTAAAATGCAAAACGACTACGACTGTCTGTTTTTCATCGCTGACCTCCATGCCCTCACAACCAATCCAGAACCCGACGCCCTCCATGCAAACGTCAAGAACATCCTTGCCGAATATCTCGCAGCGGGCATCGATCCCGAGAAGGCTACAATCTTCGTCCAGAGCGATGTCCCCGAAATCTCAGAGATGTATCTCCTGCTCAACATGCACGTCGGCATCGGCGAACTGATGCGCACGGCTTCATTCAAGGACAAGGCGCGCAAACAGCTCGGCATCAAGACAGGAAACGACGACGAAGACATCGAGAAGCAGATCATAGGCACCGACTCCAACAAGCGTGTCAACGCCGGACTCCTCACCTATCCCACCCTCATGGCCGTCGACATCCTCATCCAGAAAGCTCATAGAGTGCCTGTCGGAAAAGATCAGGAACAGCACCTCGAACTCACCCGCCGTTTCGCACGCCGCTTCAACTCGTTCTATGGCGTAGACCTCTTCCCCGAACCCCAGAACTTCAACTTCGGCGACCATGCGGTCAAAGTCCCCGGACTCGACGGCTCAGGCAAAATGGGCAAGAGCGAAGGCAACTGCATCTACCTCATCGACGAGGAAAAGGCTCTTCGCAAAAAGGTGATGCGCGCCGTGACCGACGAAGGTCCTAAAGAACCCAACCAGCCGATTTCCGAGCCTGTGCAGAACCTTCTCACACTCATGGAGCTTACCTCAGCCCCCGAAATCGTCCAGAGCTACCGCGATGCCTATGCCGACTGCTCAATCCGCTACGGCGACATGAAAAAGCAACTCGCCGAAGACATCCTGAAGGTCACCACACCCATCCGCGAGCGCTACCACGACATCCGCAACGACGACGCATACATCTCGCGCATTGTCCGCGAAGGTGCCGAGCGTGCACGCGAACGCGCTTCAAAGACACTCTCGGAAGTGCGCGAAGTGATGGGCATCCGCCGTTTCTGGTAA
- a CDS encoding cob(I)yrinic acid a,c-diamide adenosyltransferase, whose amino-acid sequence MKKSPLYTRTGDTGMTSLIGGQRVAKNSPRVSAYGTLDELNAMIGLVQAHCTELDNFVTATLLSINNTLFNIGAYLATPSPQTDSQPEAPAGDTPGQSPEPESQTDGPAEKITATLTPVLTELEHQIDLLDSSVPPIRLFVLPGGSIGAAHAHVARTICRRAEREILNLADTGAFVAPIVLTYINRLSDYLFALARYINHFTGTPELTWHR is encoded by the coding sequence ATGAAAAAAAGCCCTCTTTACACCCGCACAGGCGACACCGGCATGACCTCTCTCATCGGAGGACAGCGCGTCGCCAAAAATTCGCCCCGCGTATCAGCCTATGGAACCCTTGACGAACTCAACGCCATGATAGGACTCGTACAGGCTCATTGCACCGAGCTTGACAACTTCGTGACAGCGACACTCCTGTCAATCAACAACACTCTGTTCAACATCGGCGCATATCTCGCCACACCATCGCCACAGACCGACAGTCAGCCCGAAGCGCCTGCCGGCGACACTCCCGGCCAATCCCCCGAGCCGGAGTCTCAGACCGACGGCCCTGCCGAAAAAATCACAGCCACGCTCACCCCTGTCCTCACCGAGCTTGAACATCAGATCGACCTTCTCGACTCGTCTGTCCCACCGATCCGTCTGTTCGTCCTCCCCGGCGGGTCGATCGGGGCAGCCCACGCCCATGTCGCACGCACCATCTGCCGCCGTGCCGAGCGCGAAATCCTCAACCTCGCCGACACAGGAGCGTTTGTAGCTCCGATAGTCCTCACATATATCAACCGCCTCAGCGACTACCTCTTCGCACTCGCCCGCTACATCAATCACTTCACAGGCACTCCCGAACTCACATGGCATAGATAA
- a CDS encoding polysaccharide deacetylase family protein, whose translation MWIEQPPFFYRLLFTEAIWRILHRGKKVVYLTFDDGPIPEETPWVLDVLDRYDIKATFFMVGDNVRKHPEVFEEVKRRGHSYGNHTMHHLQGLKECATTFFRDITEADRYIGSILFRPPHGIISPLQTKLIKRHYNIIMYDVVTRDYSKRVTKEQVLDNVKRYTRNGSIIVFHDSLKAHEKMRYALPRAIEWLREQGYEFRALPM comes from the coding sequence ATGTGGATCGAACAACCGCCGTTTTTCTACCGTCTGCTCTTCACCGAAGCTATATGGCGTATACTCCACCGGGGAAAAAAGGTCGTCTATCTCACTTTTGACGACGGCCCTATCCCCGAGGAGACGCCGTGGGTGCTCGACGTGCTTGACCGCTACGACATCAAAGCCACCTTCTTCATGGTCGGCGACAATGTGAGAAAGCACCCCGAAGTGTTTGAGGAAGTCAAACGGCGCGGCCACTCCTACGGCAACCATACCATGCACCACCTGCAGGGGCTGAAAGAATGTGCCACCACATTTTTCCGCGACATCACTGAGGCCGACCGGTATATCGGCTCAATCCTGTTCCGGCCGCCACACGGCATCATCTCCCCGCTCCAGACAAAGCTCATCAAGCGCCACTACAATATAATAATGTATGACGTGGTGACACGCGACTACTCTAAACGTGTCACGAAAGAGCAGGTGCTTGACAATGTGAAGCGCTACACCCGCAACGGGTCTATAATCGTGTTTCACGACTCTCTCAAAGCCCACGAGAAGATGCGCTATGCCCTCCCGCGCGCCATCGAATGGCTCAGGGAGCAGGGCTATGAGTTCCGCGCACTGCCAATGTGA
- a CDS encoding SU10 major capsid protein: MLTTQLTNELAPTLLRSEIDERIAKVRPSSTPLDQISRMVGARKAKSMKVEYYSVDIKDGASKTSRSLRGVTLAAGQSFELPVENAAIFTETETVLLPSVIIPKGSYKGQHLVAYVSAINADSISLIPVNIPEGEAGIEIGTIEQGTNVTRMGRAARELDVQTSQYVALPRKNYNFCQIFKSQVEEGFYQRLSDKEVGWTFSDQEEVAIMDMRMGIEKSFLFGARARISLPDSQDEILFTGGIWNQTDRTFTYENMTEQGLTALSRAAFTGRSGSSRKVLIGGSGLIEAICMTPHVKSISADDREVVWGIDFHRIVSKFGTLYVHHSEVFDLCGKENCGMVIDPEYITKYTHVPFSADRISFRKQGVRNTEGVVLTEASCLVLRHPDSHLRIEMASEANSPSAR, from the coding sequence ATGCTCACTACCCAGCTCACCAACGAACTCGCCCCCACCCTGCTCCGCAGCGAAATCGACGAACGCATAGCAAAAGTGCGCCCCTCGTCCACCCCTCTCGACCAGATTTCACGAATGGTCGGAGCGCGAAAAGCCAAATCAATGAAAGTGGAATACTATTCGGTCGATATCAAGGACGGGGCTTCGAAAACCTCACGGTCGCTCCGCGGAGTCACTCTCGCCGCCGGACAATCCTTTGAACTCCCTGTCGAAAACGCCGCCATCTTCACTGAGACCGAAACCGTCCTTCTCCCATCGGTCATCATCCCTAAGGGTTCTTACAAAGGACAGCACCTCGTGGCCTATGTCTCGGCAATCAACGCCGACAGCATCTCGCTCATTCCAGTAAACATCCCCGAAGGCGAAGCCGGTATAGAAATCGGAACAATCGAACAAGGCACTAACGTCACACGCATGGGTCGCGCAGCCCGCGAACTCGATGTCCAGACATCACAATACGTCGCGCTTCCACGCAAAAACTACAATTTCTGCCAAATATTCAAAAGTCAGGTCGAAGAAGGTTTCTATCAGCGACTTTCCGATAAAGAAGTCGGCTGGACATTCTCTGATCAGGAAGAAGTAGCCATAATGGACATGCGCATGGGCATCGAGAAATCGTTTCTCTTCGGAGCACGCGCCCGCATCTCACTCCCCGACAGTCAGGATGAAATCCTGTTCACAGGAGGCATCTGGAATCAGACCGACCGCACTTTCACCTACGAGAATATGACCGAGCAGGGACTCACAGCCCTCTCGCGTGCGGCTTTCACCGGACGGTCGGGCTCATCGCGCAAAGTGCTCATCGGTGGATCAGGGCTTATAGAGGCTATCTGCATGACTCCTCATGTCAAGTCAATCAGCGCCGATGACAGGGAAGTCGTATGGGGCATCGACTTCCACCGCATTGTCTCCAAGTTCGGGACACTCTATGTTCATCACTCCGAGGTCTTCGACCTCTGCGGCAAAGAGAACTGTGGCATGGTAATAGATCCTGAATACATCACCAAATACACCCATGTCCCTTTCTCGGCCGACCGCATCAGCTTCCGCAAGCAGGGTGTCCGCAACACCGAAGGCGTAGTCCTCACCGAAGCCTCCTGTCTTGTGCTACGTCACCCGGACTCCCACCTCCGGATTGAAATGGCATCCGAAGCAAACAGTCCTTCAGCGAGATAA
- a CDS encoding FKBP-type peptidyl-prolyl cis-trans isomerase codes for MKKLIMACGVAAVLLGASSCGNSSSSNANKGFGDSLSVAMGEAQGCRLASEYLTLPEDQKANLKKEDILRGLKQVIMTDTTQQGYLTGLSFGLQLVGQLFRYEEAGVPIDRAKLYEAYAKAFSADTVNQDALREAQTQFQVLAEQAQQKMMEFYQQKEEEARQAKENSPEAKENTAAGEAYLKDQMAKDPAIKVLPSGLAYKVIKEGTGEAVGQNGSAKVKYTGKLIDGKVFDSNSDGVVMNPKRVVPGFGEGLAMMKNGSQYVLYIPGNLAYGVDGNQQAGIAPNAMLVFEVETSDITPAN; via the coding sequence ATGAAAAAGCTAATTATGGCTTGCGGCGTGGCCGCAGTGCTGCTCGGCGCGAGCTCATGCGGCAATTCATCATCAAGCAATGCCAACAAGGGATTCGGCGATTCACTCTCTGTAGCTATGGGCGAGGCTCAGGGCTGCCGTCTTGCATCGGAATATCTCACCCTCCCCGAAGATCAGAAAGCTAATCTTAAGAAAGAAGACATTCTCCGCGGTCTCAAGCAGGTGATCATGACCGACACCACCCAGCAGGGCTACCTTACAGGTCTCAGCTTCGGTCTGCAGCTCGTAGGTCAGCTCTTCCGTTATGAGGAAGCAGGTGTGCCCATCGACCGTGCCAAGCTTTATGAGGCATACGCCAAGGCATTCTCTGCCGATACAGTCAATCAGGATGCTCTCCGTGAGGCACAGACCCAGTTCCAAGTTCTCGCAGAACAGGCACAGCAGAAGATGATGGAATTTTACCAGCAGAAGGAAGAAGAAGCCCGTCAGGCCAAGGAAAACAGCCCCGAAGCTAAGGAAAACACTGCTGCCGGCGAGGCTTATCTGAAGGATCAGATGGCTAAAGACCCCGCAATCAAGGTGCTTCCTTCAGGTCTTGCATACAAGGTGATCAAGGAAGGTACAGGCGAAGCAGTCGGTCAGAACGGCAGCGCCAAGGTGAAATATACCGGCAAGCTCATCGACGGCAAAGTGTTTGACAGCAACTCAGACGGTGTCGTGATGAACCCCAAGCGTGTCGTTCCCGGTTTCGGTGAAGGTCTCGCCATGATGAAGAACGGTTCACAGTATGTGCTCTATATCCCCGGCAATCTTGCCTATGGAGTCGACGGCAACCAGCAGGCCGGCATTGCACCCAACGCAATGCTCGTGTTTGAGGTTGAGACTTCCGACATCACTCCCGCTAATTAA
- a CDS encoding riboflavin synthase has product MFSGIVEEAAQVVDVVRKDGNVDLRVKCSFTDELKIDQSVAHNGVCLTVVSLPGDGTYTVTAIQETLDRSNLGLLEAGSLVNLERSMVMNGRLDGHIVQGHVDCTAVCEAIEEVEGSRYYKFAYNVAPEMAAKGYVTVEKGSVTVNGVSLTVCDSERYSFRVAIIPYTFEHTNFKEIEVGTKVNIEFDIIGKYLARLKEF; this is encoded by the coding sequence ATGTTCTCAGGCATAGTAGAAGAGGCTGCGCAGGTGGTTGACGTGGTTAGAAAGGACGGCAATGTCGACCTGCGGGTGAAGTGCAGTTTCACGGACGAGCTAAAAATCGACCAGAGCGTGGCTCACAACGGAGTCTGTCTGACAGTGGTTTCGCTTCCGGGCGACGGAACTTATACCGTGACAGCCATTCAGGAGACACTCGACCGCAGCAATCTTGGTCTGCTCGAAGCGGGCAGTCTCGTGAACCTTGAGCGCTCGATGGTGATGAACGGCCGGCTGGACGGGCATATCGTGCAGGGCCATGTGGACTGTACGGCGGTCTGCGAGGCAATCGAAGAGGTTGAAGGCAGCCGCTACTACAAATTTGCATATAATGTGGCTCCCGAAATGGCGGCCAAAGGCTATGTGACAGTCGAAAAGGGTTCGGTCACGGTCAACGGAGTCAGCCTTACCGTCTGTGACTCGGAGCGCTACTCATTCCGGGTGGCCATCATTCCCTACACGTTCGAGCATACCAATTTCAAGGAAATCGAGGTCGGGACTAAGGTCAACATCGAGTTCGATATCATCGGTAAGTATTTGGCGCGCTTGAAGGAATTCTAA
- a CDS encoding FKBP-type peptidyl-prolyl cis-trans isomerase, with protein MDRISYALGLSMGNNFRASGIQEINVQDFADGVAAVFYGSEPKMSYDEAKAEIQKYFTALEEKQRAEAAKMADVNEAAGKQFLEENGKRVEVKTTASGLQYEVITEGDGEMPTAQDQVEVHYTGKLIDGTVFDSSVERGVPATFGVTQVIPGWVEALQLMKAGSKWRLFIPSQLAYGPQGAGGVIGPNATLIFDVELLKVIKK; from the coding sequence TTGGACCGTATCAGCTATGCTCTCGGATTGAGCATGGGCAACAATTTCCGTGCGAGCGGCATTCAGGAAATCAACGTACAGGATTTCGCCGACGGAGTTGCCGCTGTGTTCTATGGCAGCGAACCCAAGATGAGCTACGACGAGGCAAAGGCTGAGATTCAGAAATATTTCACCGCACTTGAGGAGAAGCAGCGTGCCGAGGCAGCCAAGATGGCCGACGTGAATGAGGCAGCCGGCAAGCAGTTCCTCGAAGAGAACGGCAAGCGCGTGGAGGTCAAGACCACAGCTTCCGGCCTGCAGTATGAGGTGATTACCGAAGGCGACGGCGAGATGCCTACCGCTCAGGATCAGGTCGAGGTCCACTACACAGGCAAACTTATCGACGGCACTGTGTTTGACAGCTCTGTAGAGCGTGGCGTACCCGCGACATTCGGTGTGACACAGGTTATCCCCGGATGGGTTGAAGCACTCCAGCTCATGAAGGCCGGATCGAAGTGGCGTCTGTTCATTCCCTCGCAGCTGGCATACGGCCCGCAGGGCGCAGGCGGTGTGATTGGCCCGAACGCGACTCTTATCTTTGACGTAGAGCTGCTCAAGGTAATCAAGAAATAA
- a CDS encoding glycosyltransferase family 117 protein, protein MKKYNLINNSLGWLCFVIAAVTYMLTLEPTASFWDCPEFISQGYKLEVGHPPGNPIFMLAARFFVNFAFGDVSKVALMVNSMSALLSAGTILLLFWTITHLVRRLVVKDNVENLSLTQMLVIFGSGICGALAYTWSDTFWFSAVEGEVYAFSSFCTALVFWLILKWENRAERPHSDKYLILIAYVIGISIAVHLLNLLCIPAIALVIYYRLWNNTTAKGSLVTLAVSAVVVGLILYGLVPGFIEVSQYFELFFVNVLGCSYNMGVLIYAILAVACFIWAISELYKQNSIAKIRISVLLSIFFSGIPFIGDSMWIPVIIMIAVIAYLFVAKKLPVRILNLVVMSIFVIFIGYSSYALLLIRASANPPMNQNAPDNVFALASYLNREQYGERPLFYGQTHQSSVVYEIDAQGQASPMYKEGKPLYAKVVKTSTDQPDHYEITGYKKDYVMAPELNMLFPRIYSGQHAAAYSDWIGGLKGKPVSATRYVHDGEVLQTVDAIKPTMGESLRFFLVYQLNHMYWRYFMWNFAGRQNDIQGNGEVNHGNWISGIPFIDNPRLGDQSLLPYSDGEGNKGHNVFYMLPLIMGIIGLGWQAFTSKRGIEQFWVIFFLFFMTGIAIVLYLNQTPTQPRERDYAFAGSFYAFAIWLGMGVAGLWALVCELFNRKGKEKGKKHTSGRGSRRQGAQSQPRRCGFRLPRGPVCPAADGIADVGRP, encoded by the coding sequence ATGAAAAAATATAATCTTATCAACAATTCGCTCGGCTGGCTCTGCTTCGTCATCGCAGCGGTGACCTACATGCTCACCCTTGAGCCTACAGCGAGCTTCTGGGACTGCCCGGAATTCATATCCCAAGGCTACAAGCTTGAAGTCGGCCACCCGCCGGGCAACCCTATCTTCATGCTTGCCGCCCGCTTCTTTGTCAACTTCGCATTCGGCGATGTCAGCAAAGTCGCGCTTATGGTCAACTCCATGTCCGCACTCCTCTCGGCCGGCACAATCCTGCTGCTGTTCTGGACAATCACCCATCTCGTCCGCCGTCTTGTCGTGAAGGATAATGTCGAGAACCTCTCGCTCACACAGATGCTCGTCATCTTCGGCTCGGGTATCTGCGGCGCTCTCGCCTACACGTGGAGCGACACGTTCTGGTTCTCGGCAGTCGAGGGCGAGGTCTATGCCTTCTCCTCGTTCTGCACGGCTCTTGTCTTCTGGCTCATCCTCAAATGGGAGAACCGCGCCGAACGACCCCATAGCGACAAATACCTGATACTCATAGCCTACGTCATCGGTATCTCAATCGCAGTCCACCTGCTCAACCTCCTCTGTATCCCCGCCATCGCTCTCGTCATCTACTACCGCCTCTGGAATAACACCACAGCCAAAGGCTCACTGGTGACTCTCGCGGTTTCGGCTGTGGTAGTCGGACTTATCCTCTACGGCCTTGTCCCCGGATTCATCGAGGTATCGCAATATTTCGAACTCTTCTTCGTCAATGTGCTCGGCTGCAGCTACAACATGGGCGTGCTCATCTATGCAATCCTTGCGGTAGCCTGCTTCATCTGGGCCATCAGCGAACTTTACAAGCAGAACAGCATCGCGAAAATCCGCATCAGCGTGCTGCTCAGCATCTTCTTCTCCGGTATTCCCTTCATCGGCGACAGCATGTGGATTCCTGTGATCATCATGATTGCGGTCATCGCTTATCTCTTCGTCGCCAAGAAACTCCCGGTGCGCATCCTCAATCTCGTCGTGATGAGCATATTCGTCATCTTCATCGGCTATTCGTCATACGCTCTGCTGCTTATCCGCGCAAGCGCCAACCCGCCGATGAACCAGAACGCTCCCGACAACGTTTTCGCACTCGCCTCCTACCTCAACCGCGAGCAGTATGGCGAGCGTCCGCTCTTCTACGGACAGACCCACCAGTCGTCCGTGGTCTATGAAATCGACGCTCAAGGCCAGGCTTCACCTATGTATAAGGAAGGAAAACCGCTCTATGCAAAGGTGGTCAAGACCTCAACCGACCAGCCCGACCACTACGAAATCACCGGCTACAAGAAAGACTATGTGATGGCTCCGGAGCTCAACATGCTCTTCCCGCGTATCTACAGCGGACAGCATGCCGCCGCCTACTCCGACTGGATCGGCGGACTCAAGGGCAAGCCCGTGAGCGCTACCCGCTATGTCCATGACGGCGAAGTCCTCCAGACGGTCGACGCTATCAAGCCCACTATGGGCGAAAGCCTGCGATTCTTCCTCGTCTACCAGCTCAACCACATGTACTGGCGCTACTTCATGTGGAACTTCGCAGGCCGCCAGAACGACATCCAAGGCAACGGCGAAGTCAATCACGGCAACTGGATTTCAGGCATACCGTTCATCGACAATCCGCGTCTCGGCGACCAGAGCCTTCTCCCCTACTCCGACGGCGAAGGCAACAAAGGCCACAATGTCTTCTATATGCTCCCGCTAATCATGGGCATCATCGGCCTCGGCTGGCAGGCTTTCACCTCCAAGCGCGGCATCGAGCAGTTCTGGGTCATCTTCTTCCTCTTCTTCATGACCGGCATAGCCATCGTGCTCTACCTCAACCAGACCCCGACACAGCCCCGTGAGCGTGACTATGCGTTCGCAGGTTCGTTCTACGCCTTCGCAATCTGGTTAGGCATGGGCGTGGCCGGACTCTGGGCGCTTGTCTGCGAACTGTTCAACCGCAAAGGCAAGGAGAAAGGCAAAAAACACACTTCCGGCAGAGGTTCTCGCCGCCAAGGAGCGCAAAGTCAGCCTCGCCGGTGCGGTTTTCGCCTGCCTCGTGGGCCTGTTTGTCCCGCTGCAGATGGTATCGCAGACGTGGGACGACCATGA
- the queG gene encoding tRNA epoxyqueuosine(34) reductase QueG — translation MDAAEIKQLLKAAGAFKSGIAPAEEVDADRMADYDRWLSEGRHASMSYLEKYNDIRRNPALLLPGAKSVISSVFNYWWGRSDSPLKWASYALGDDYHDVVRSRLQSVADTIVRETGAECRVCVDTAPISERYWAVRSGVGFIGLNRQLIVPGAGTHFFLGEIVTTLPLTPDSPETRTCGECRRCLTSCPGGALSDTGLDANRCLSYLTIEHRGDFPATVSSNPAMSDRQADNDQSLSPAIRFGRHIYGCDVCQDVCPHNRFAPISEIEEFRPRPAILQLDTEAILSMKQEDFSTIFRRSAIKRTKLAGLQRNAIKIKANDKNTHN, via the coding sequence ATGGATGCCGCTGAAATCAAACAACTGCTGAAAGCGGCGGGAGCGTTCAAGTCAGGAATCGCACCCGCTGAGGAAGTCGATGCCGACCGCATGGCCGACTACGACAGATGGCTTTCCGAAGGCCGTCACGCCTCAATGTCCTATCTTGAGAAATACAATGATATCCGACGGAATCCCGCTCTGCTCCTACCCGGAGCAAAGAGCGTGATTTCGTCGGTTTTCAATTACTGGTGGGGACGCTCCGACAGCCCGCTGAAATGGGCCTCATACGCTCTTGGAGATGACTATCACGACGTGGTGCGCTCGCGACTGCAAAGCGTGGCCGACACAATTGTCCGCGAGACAGGGGCGGAATGCCGTGTCTGTGTGGACACAGCCCCGATTTCCGAACGCTACTGGGCTGTCAGAAGCGGTGTCGGCTTCATCGGGTTGAACCGTCAGCTTATTGTACCCGGCGCAGGCACACATTTCTTCCTCGGAGAGATTGTCACTACCCTGCCACTCACGCCTGACTCTCCCGAGACGCGCACCTGCGGTGAATGCCGGCGCTGCCTGACCTCCTGTCCCGGCGGAGCGCTCAGCGACACAGGGCTTGATGCCAACCGCTGCCTCTCCTACCTGACCATCGAACACCGTGGCGATTTCCCGGCCACTGTCTCCTCCAATCCGGCCATGTCAGACAGACAAGCGGACAACGACCAAAGCCTGTCGCCGGCCATACGTTTCGGCCGACACATCTACGGCTGTGATGTCTGTCAGGATGTCTGCCCGCACAACCGTTTCGCCCCCATCTCTGAAATCGAGGAATTCCGCCCGCGTCCGGCCATATTGCAACTCGACACAGAAGCCATACTCTCCATGAAGCAGGAAGACTTCTCAACCATCTTCCGACGTTCGGCCATCAAGCGCACCAAACTCGCCGGCCTCCAACGCAACGCCATCAAAATCAAGGCAAACGACAAAAACACACATAACTAA